Proteins encoded in a region of the Atopobium sp. oral taxon 416 genome:
- the dltD gene encoding D-alanyl-lipoteichoic acid biosynthesis protein DltD, whose protein sequence is MITRRTLLKTTAGSLAALGASLVGADRLMFPKLENKADGSRVYDYVYGMPKSEAIEFVLTNMSENGRFCFGTSEFYFSKDLIPEVPQAVFGEHNTGVDMTVIGQPYDQSLWQAIACGAYMGRAKNHECVLFVSPQWFFKGNGSRSNFTGLFNYELYRAFCQNTMISGELKATIRQHVLNLGIDAGTVAAANQDTPADALNDLQKHEQNTLRIRSELEKMVTGAPSKSRERAINYYTSEPDWETLLAQASDEGANRCTNNDFGIYNSYWTRNSHFSPEQNQTFDQAEDEWGELNLFFQVAQECGASTLVVMLPMHGPWYDRVGVPQETRDGYYQRLRDATDTAGVTYADFSPFEYERYFFADTVHPGWRGWVHIERAIYHFIMGQDDDCLGGWGYGTATAEGLDDMRGAKGDV, encoded by the coding sequence ATGATTACCAGAAGGACCCTTCTCAAGACAACTGCGGGGAGCTTGGCAGCACTGGGTGCCAGCCTTGTCGGCGCCGATCGGCTGATGTTTCCCAAATTGGAGAATAAAGCCGACGGCTCGCGCGTCTACGACTACGTCTACGGTATGCCCAAGTCCGAAGCTATCGAGTTTGTCCTCACCAACATGAGCGAGAACGGACGCTTCTGCTTCGGTACCTCTGAGTTCTACTTCTCCAAGGATTTGATCCCGGAAGTTCCACAGGCGGTCTTCGGAGAGCACAACACCGGGGTCGATATGACCGTTATCGGCCAGCCCTACGACCAGAGCCTGTGGCAGGCGATCGCCTGCGGAGCCTATATGGGCCGTGCCAAGAACCACGAGTGTGTGCTCTTCGTGAGCCCCCAATGGTTCTTCAAGGGCAACGGCTCACGCTCCAACTTCACTGGCCTCTTCAACTACGAGCTCTACCGAGCTTTCTGCCAGAACACGATGATCTCAGGTGAGCTCAAGGCCACGATCAGACAGCACGTGCTCAATCTGGGAATCGATGCGGGGACGGTCGCAGCCGCCAACCAGGATACCCCGGCGGATGCTTTGAACGACCTGCAGAAACACGAGCAGAATACGCTGCGTATCAGATCAGAGCTGGAGAAGATGGTCACAGGCGCACCGAGCAAGAGCCGGGAGCGCGCGATCAACTACTACACTAGTGAGCCTGACTGGGAGACCCTCTTGGCGCAGGCAAGCGATGAGGGGGCAAACCGCTGCACGAACAACGATTTTGGGATCTACAACTCCTACTGGACCCGGAACTCCCACTTCTCTCCTGAACAGAACCAAACCTTCGATCAGGCAGAGGATGAATGGGGTGAGCTCAACCTCTTCTTCCAGGTAGCCCAGGAGTGCGGAGCTTCCACGCTCGTCGTGATGCTGCCGATGCACGGGCCCTGGTACGATCGGGTAGGCGTGCCGCAAGAGACCAGAGACGGCTACTACCAACGGTTGCGTGATGCCACAGATACCGCCGGGGTCACCTATGCGGACTTCTCCCCCTTCGAGTATGAGCGCTATTTTTTTGCGGATACAGTCCACCCCGGCTGGCGTGGCTGGGTTCACATCGAGCGCGCGATCTACCACTTCATTATGGGCCAGGACGACGACTGCCTCGGTGGCTGGGGCTACGGCACCGCAACCGCTGAAGGCTTGGACGATATGAGGGGAGCCAAGGGGGACGTATGA
- a CDS encoding serine hydrolase — protein MTFPEGDTGSDSQPRSMSLRCELDDYLDRNFPRTGLPGVAVIVVNASGTQYQKLLGDITSEHDTMLIGSLTKSFCAISVLQLAQEGALDLDTPVSQYVPSYGTDWDVTVRSLLNQTSGFGYYESLSEAHSGPMKGRFSYSNANYDLLGHIVDAVSGEPYTQYVEEHVLIPLGMDDSGATLEDREAVHGHRNYFGWSVADGFARGDSDDAWGSASSGYMCTSPADFAKYLQMYLNQGSATPTGGAQILQPASVRAMFLNRVLDPTSDSFYGMGWSSFYTDSGELILSHDGDVENGVARMMILPQRGIALAVLGDAADAFGGNDAFYAMAGGVVACVMGAEPDDVSPMLRIQHHLGMDFFYFILIAIAVIPIVCFGKWKQDVKTQPHTQLVWRLITLQVLFPLTVYFLPIWQNYTWRDTLTFMPDFSIVCIGCIVVSVACGIAKAVVLVRSSGSSKAVVKR, from the coding sequence ATGACGTTTCCTGAGGGGGATACCGGTTCCGACTCGCAGCCGCGCTCAATGTCTCTGCGCTGTGAGCTCGATGACTATCTCGATCGGAACTTCCCCAGAACTGGTCTGCCGGGGGTGGCGGTGATCGTCGTGAACGCGAGCGGTACCCAATATCAGAAGCTGCTGGGGGATATCACCTCAGAACATGACACGATGCTGATCGGGTCACTCACCAAATCCTTCTGCGCGATCTCCGTCCTGCAGCTGGCACAGGAGGGTGCGCTTGATCTGGATACCCCAGTATCCCAATATGTACCATCCTATGGCACCGATTGGGATGTGACGGTCAGAAGTCTGCTGAACCAAACCAGTGGCTTTGGCTACTATGAGTCGCTCTCAGAGGCGCACTCAGGGCCGATGAAGGGCAGGTTCTCCTACTCGAATGCGAACTACGACCTCTTGGGGCACATCGTCGATGCGGTCTCCGGCGAGCCCTACACCCAATACGTTGAGGAGCATGTGTTAATCCCATTGGGGATGGACGATTCCGGGGCAACCCTTGAGGACCGTGAGGCGGTGCATGGTCACCGCAACTATTTTGGATGGTCCGTGGCGGATGGCTTTGCCCGCGGCGACAGCGACGACGCTTGGGGAAGTGCCTCCTCCGGCTACATGTGCACGAGCCCCGCGGACTTCGCCAAATATTTGCAGATGTATCTCAATCAGGGCAGCGCAACGCCCACCGGTGGCGCTCAGATCCTGCAGCCTGCTTCAGTGCGCGCGATGTTCTTGAACAGAGTGCTGGATCCCACCTCTGATTCCTTCTATGGGATGGGGTGGAGCTCCTTCTATACAGATTCCGGGGAGCTCATCCTCTCACACGACGGAGACGTGGAAAACGGTGTGGCGAGAATGATGATCCTGCCACAGCGGGGGATTGCCCTGGCAGTCCTCGGGGATGCCGCGGATGCCTTCGGCGGCAATGACGCCTTCTATGCGATGGCAGGCGGGGTGGTTGCCTGCGTGATGGGCGCAGAACCTGACGATGTCTCTCCGATGCTCCGTATCCAGCATCACCTGGGGATGGACTTTTTCTACTTCATCCTTATTGCGATCGCCGTGATCCCGATTGTGTGTTTCGGTAAGTGGAAGCAGGATGTGAAGACCCAGCCTCACACGCAGCTTGTCTGGCGTCTGATCACGCTGCAGGTGCTGTTCCCGCTTACGGTGTATTTCCTGCCCATCTGGCAAAACTATACCTGGCGGGACACCCTGACCTTTATGCCTGACTTCAGTATTGTCTGCATCGGCTGTATCGTCGTGAGCGTTGCCTGCGGCATCGCTAAAGCGGTCGTACTGGTCCGCTCCTCAGGTAGTAGCAAGGCAGTTGTTAAGCGGTAG
- a CDS encoding nucleoside hydrolase, translating into MSRIPTIIDIDPGIDDAAALFIALTCSRLDTRLITTAGGSIDVHQATANALKLEAFLGSRIWVSTGIDLPNSEKRHYMEPKLGPSGLGNWVFADEAEDLLANLPADEAMYQTIKQVDSEGKKIYIICLAPLSNLASLLIKHPEVKPMIGGVYCMGTTLEDKDTLQQAGRNVAADPDAARVVVNSGLNVNFVPLEVAVQVPLSELDMTDIALSGRIGNAVYTMLSGAESLDGRGKEIADPVAVALAIHPNFFTIKPATLTIGKDGKLDVAIPGDHPNVKMATAVNRDEFVDWFKWALERASR; encoded by the coding sequence ATGAGTCGTATTCCTACCATAATTGATATTGATCCTGGTATCGATGATGCAGCGGCTCTCTTCATTGCGCTCACCTGTTCAAGACTCGATACGCGGCTGATTACGACGGCGGGAGGATCCATCGACGTCCATCAGGCCACCGCGAATGCCCTGAAGCTGGAGGCTTTTTTAGGAAGCCGTATCTGGGTTTCCACCGGCATCGATCTCCCGAATTCCGAAAAACGTCACTACATGGAGCCCAAGCTTGGCCCGTCAGGCCTCGGTAACTGGGTCTTCGCCGACGAGGCAGAGGATCTGCTTGCCAACCTACCCGCCGATGAGGCGATGTACCAGACGATCAAACAGGTCGATTCCGAAGGCAAGAAGATCTACATTATCTGTTTGGCTCCGCTTTCGAACCTGGCATCGCTCCTTATCAAACATCCGGAGGTCAAGCCGATGATCGGCGGAGTGTACTGTATGGGTACAACGCTTGAGGACAAGGATACGCTGCAGCAGGCAGGCCGCAATGTGGCTGCCGACCCGGATGCTGCCCGTGTTGTCGTGAATTCCGGACTCAATGTGAACTTCGTACCGCTTGAGGTGGCTGTACAGGTCCCCCTGAGCGAGCTTGATATGACCGATATCGCGCTCAGCGGCCGTATTGGGAATGCCGTCTACACAATGCTCTCTGGGGCAGAGAGCTTGGATGGAAGGGGTAAAGAGATCGCCGATCCCGTGGCAGTGGCGTTGGCGATCCACCCCAATTTCTTTACGATCAAACCTGCCACGCTCACCATCGGGAAAGACGGGAAACTGGATGTCGCAATCCCAGGAGACCATCCAAATGTGAAGATGGCGACGGCGGTCAACCGCGACGAATTTGTCGATTGGTTCAAGTGGGCGCTCGAGCGCGCTTCCCGTTAA
- a CDS encoding Asp23/Gls24 family envelope stress response protein, which translates to MAQDTDEKTKTTAQASENDAQDIKVTGKPKSMSNNEDIEAAEDDDNSEDSLTFSNGVIEKIVALAVRDVPGVVGMKGGWVSRVQDAFGATSPRKGVTVEVTPDASVRVNISVLIEYGAYAPQIFEDVKKAVVKQVMGMTGLQVAGVNLRIEDVLTPEEVKRRKADADRLEQQDSAESAEADKSEKTEEQLVDQKIEATAD; encoded by the coding sequence ATGGCACAAGATACTGATGAGAAGACAAAGACGACTGCGCAGGCTAGCGAGAATGATGCCCAAGACATCAAAGTGACCGGCAAACCGAAGTCGATGAGCAACAACGAGGATATCGAAGCGGCGGAGGATGACGACAACTCTGAGGATTCGCTGACCTTCTCAAATGGTGTGATCGAAAAGATCGTCGCTTTGGCCGTGCGTGACGTCCCCGGTGTTGTCGGTATGAAAGGCGGCTGGGTCAGCCGCGTTCAGGACGCCTTCGGCGCCACGAGTCCGAGAAAGGGCGTCACGGTCGAAGTCACTCCGGACGCTTCCGTCAGAGTCAACATCTCAGTTTTGATTGAGTACGGCGCCTATGCCCCGCAGATCTTTGAGGACGTGAAGAAAGCTGTCGTGAAGCAGGTTATGGGCATGACGGGGCTGCAGGTGGCCGGTGTAAACCTGCGCATCGAGGATGTGCTCACCCCCGAAGAGGTCAAGCGTAGGAAGGCCGATGCCGACAGGCTGGAGCAGCAGGACAGCGCGGAGTCGGCAGAGGCTGACAAGTCCGAAAAGACGGAAGAGCAGCTAGTGGATCAGAAGATAGAGGCTACTGCGGACTAG
- a CDS encoding DUF2273 domain-containing protein, giving the protein MSNKWEKLQVNIDSSDNAEKDGREEQPSAATAAAEDASKQKADKGAGPIAHIDWWLKHNFPGHEYAVSFGFLGLITAILLFLIGFWRTLLVVILVTLGVAIGQKFDGDPKIFTFFHNLFRSRDER; this is encoded by the coding sequence ATGAGCAATAAGTGGGAGAAACTCCAGGTGAATATCGACAGCAGCGACAACGCTGAGAAAGATGGCCGCGAAGAGCAGCCCAGCGCTGCTACAGCTGCTGCCGAAGATGCTTCCAAGCAGAAAGCGGACAAAGGCGCGGGCCCCATCGCGCACATCGACTGGTGGCTCAAACACAACTTCCCGGGTCACGAATACGCGGTGTCCTTCGGTTTCCTTGGGCTGATCACTGCAATTCTGCTCTTTTTGATCGGCTTTTGGCGGACTTTGCTCGTGGTGATCCTCGTGACGCTCGGCGTCGCAATCGGGCAGAAGTTCGATGGGGACCCGAAGATCTTCACCTTTTTCCACAACCTATTCCGTTCCCGTGATGAGAGGTAA
- the amaP gene encoding alkaline shock response membrane anchor protein AmaP: MSFLKKLCMTLWFLATVFAAAALGLTLYGPYVIQARRLFANTYYSYAVQICLAISLIGALVMWISALAKRKGPNALVIDEDEGTLTVTRDAIASQARYLTEEDGSCEATRVTVTEGKQGDVNVSITLRPHYSLSVVTRGPELQEKLKEGLMQLCGDKIGLLNIEFLAPEEPDQIKEDDTSDAIKGEITAGTTTESESAPESSDTTDEENRSGDDSDEDEDNGGTITYQPASDGDGVTIALNRAKKSQEESHEQ, from the coding sequence ATGAGTTTTCTCAAAAAGCTCTGCATGACCCTGTGGTTTTTGGCAACCGTCTTTGCGGCAGCGGCGCTGGGCCTGACCTTATATGGCCCCTACGTTATCCAAGCACGGCGGCTTTTCGCCAATACGTACTATAGCTACGCGGTGCAGATCTGCCTGGCGATTTCACTGATCGGCGCTCTGGTCATGTGGATTAGCGCCCTGGCAAAACGGAAAGGCCCCAACGCACTCGTGATCGACGAGGATGAGGGTACCCTCACTGTCACCCGCGACGCAATCGCCTCCCAGGCCCGCTACCTCACCGAGGAGGATGGCTCCTGTGAGGCGACTCGCGTGACCGTGACCGAAGGCAAACAGGGAGATGTGAATGTCTCTATCACCCTGCGCCCGCACTATTCGCTCTCAGTCGTCACGAGGGGTCCGGAGCTACAGGAGAAGCTGAAGGAAGGCCTCATGCAGCTCTGCGGCGACAAGATCGGCCTCCTCAACATCGAGTTCTTAGCTCCGGAGGAGCCTGACCAGATCAAAGAGGATGACACTTCAGACGCAATCAAAGGCGAGATCACCGCGGGCACGACAACCGAGTCTGAGAGCGCGCCGGAATCCTCAGATACAACTGATGAGGAGAACAGGAGCGGCGACGACAGCGACGAGGATGAGGACAACGGTGGGACGATCACGTATCAACCCGCCTCAGATGGCGACGGTGTGACGATTGCGCTGAACCGTGCAAAGAAGTCGCAGGAGGAATCTCATGAGCAATAA
- a CDS encoding methylenetetrahydrofolate reductase: protein MRIDTILARKQTYSYEIFPPRGELPLQQAKEIAGELAQDHPDWISTTFSAGGHGNSQNVAAICAQTQNELGVTALAHLTCMGSTKEDVDYYLDTLEHDGIQNVLALRGDKTAGKEPKDFRYASDLIAYIKEHHPSLCCGAACYPEGHIETKNIKESMEVMKYKQDAGADFFVTQLFFDNEYFYRFRESCARSRIKRPIVVGIMPFTSQKQIQRIAFTCGASIPSAVIKRIIAAGDDRDKQAQAGLEYAIEQLQDLAQNGVDGLHIYTMNKLQVAHQIHSALKECGYLAA, encoded by the coding sequence ATGAGGATCGACACTATTCTCGCGCGCAAACAGACCTATTCCTACGAGATCTTCCCTCCCCGGGGTGAGCTGCCCTTGCAGCAGGCTAAGGAGATCGCAGGTGAGCTGGCCCAAGACCATCCTGATTGGATCTCCACCACCTTCTCCGCTGGTGGTCACGGCAACTCACAGAATGTCGCCGCGATCTGTGCACAGACCCAAAATGAGCTCGGCGTCACCGCTCTGGCACACCTCACCTGCATGGGGTCCACCAAGGAGGACGTTGACTACTACCTGGATACCCTCGAGCATGACGGGATCCAGAACGTCCTTGCACTGCGCGGAGACAAGACTGCGGGCAAAGAGCCTAAGGACTTCCGCTACGCTTCAGACCTGATCGCCTACATTAAGGAGCACCACCCCAGCCTATGCTGTGGGGCCGCCTGTTATCCGGAGGGCCACATCGAGACCAAGAATATAAAGGAGTCGATGGAGGTCATGAAGTACAAGCAGGATGCCGGGGCGGATTTCTTTGTGACCCAGCTCTTCTTCGACAATGAGTACTTCTACCGATTCCGCGAGAGCTGCGCCAGAAGCCGCATCAAGCGCCCGATCGTCGTCGGGATCATGCCGTTCACCTCACAGAAGCAGATCCAACGCATAGCGTTCACCTGCGGGGCTTCGATCCCCTCGGCGGTGATCAAGCGCATCATTGCGGCCGGAGACGATAGAGACAAACAGGCGCAGGCCGGCCTGGAATATGCAATCGAGCAGCTCCAGGACCTCGCCCAAAACGGGGTCGATGGGCTACATATCTATACCATGAACAAACTGCAGGTGGCACACCAGATCCATTCAGCACTAAAGGAGTGTGGTTACCTTGCCGCATGA
- a CDS encoding vitamin B12 dependent-methionine synthase activation domain-containing protein, which produces MPHEHAVLHFESPTIERSEVLRYMGYHGQKYSDEISQDLETQIQAARDISKPAAVADIFDVGTITEDPNPQVTLKDTSLVLKGKGIVKHLKDAKQVGVFAATLGMTDERELRRLALTNKLGQIFFDAASTALIERVCDEVEAHYVSYGAEHHLYTNWRFSPGYGDLPLATQPTLLAALNAQSRIGISLSPSLLMTPTKSVTAIIGFFTEPQRSSHLTCAGCVCRDFCSLRERGVTCYGR; this is translated from the coding sequence TTGCCGCATGAGCACGCCGTCTTACATTTTGAAAGCCCTACGATTGAGCGCTCAGAGGTTCTGCGCTATATGGGCTATCACGGACAGAAATACAGCGACGAAATCAGCCAGGACCTCGAGACACAGATACAGGCTGCCAGAGATATCTCGAAGCCTGCCGCGGTTGCCGACATCTTCGATGTGGGCACAATCACTGAGGATCCCAACCCTCAGGTCACCCTTAAAGACACCTCACTGGTTCTTAAGGGCAAAGGCATTGTCAAACATCTGAAAGACGCCAAACAGGTCGGTGTCTTCGCCGCGACCCTGGGCATGACTGACGAGCGAGAACTGAGGCGGTTGGCGCTTACGAACAAACTCGGACAGATCTTCTTCGACGCAGCTTCAACCGCCCTGATCGAGCGGGTATGTGACGAGGTGGAAGCCCACTATGTGAGCTATGGCGCTGAGCACCACCTTTACACCAATTGGCGCTTCTCGCCGGGCTACGGGGATCTACCCCTCGCAACGCAGCCGACGCTGCTGGCGGCCTTGAACGCCCAGAGCCGTATCGGTATCAGCCTCTCGCCGTCGCTCTTGATGACCCCGACCAAGAGTGTGACCGCGATCATCGGCTTCTTCACCGAGCCGCAGCGCTCCTCACATCTCACCTGTGCAGGCTGCGTCTGCCGTGACTTCTGCAGCCTGAGAGAGCGTGGGGTGACCTGCTATGGGAGGTAA